From Phragmites australis chromosome 5, lpPhrAust1.1, whole genome shotgun sequence, a single genomic window includes:
- the LOC133917525 gene encoding uncharacterized protein LOC133917525 — MRGEFNGLQKLIRDENPYAFYVHCFAHQLQLVVVSVVGSCTSIHEFFEYVNMIVTTTSASCKRKDLLSSKHRENLLAKLDSGDIFSGRGKHQETNLARSGDTRWGSHYKTLIRIESMWVAVIEVLGLVQEDARNPTSAGGLMRIMESFNFVFIMKMMLKIFHITSELSLLLQRKDQNIVEAMSLLIDVKARLLNLRNHGWEPLFAEVKTFCKQNEIPIPNMDEIVPRWGQSRRSKISVTQDHHYRVDIFYVALDAINTEMTHRFSELSSELLICFSCLDPRDSFSKFDVHKIARLTEIYDIDFSISDRAVIKDQLETFILHVRRVEDFIGCHDLASLATKMVQTQRHIVFPLVYHLIELALVLPVATASVERVFSAMNIIKTDLRNRICDDWLNDLMLCYIEQDLFRRLDSNAIKNRFQDMKTRKMNLPKPSSSRHN; from the coding sequence ATGAGAGGTGAATTCAATGGTCTTCAGAAACTTATTAGAGATGAGAACCCGTATGCTTTCTATGTCCATTGTTTTGCACATCAATTGCAATTGGTAGTCGTTTCTGTCGTAGGTAGTTGCACATCTATTCATGAGTTCTTTGAATATGTTAATATGATTGTGACCACAACTAGTGCATCTTGCAAGAGAAAGGATTTATTATCTAGTAAGCACCGTGAGAACTTATTGGCCAAGTTAGATAGCGgtgatattttttctggaagagggaaacatcaagaaactaactTGGCCAGATCCGGGGATACTAGATGGGGTTCTCATTACAAAACTTTAATTCGTATTGAATCCATGTGGGTTGCTGTGATAGAGGTGCTAGGGCTTGTACAGGAAGATGCCCGAAATCCAACATCAGCGGGTGGTTTGATGAGAATAATGGAGAGCTTCAACTTTGTGTTCATTATGAAGATGATGTTGAAAATTTTTCATATTACAAGTGAGTTATCTCTACTCTTGCAAAGAAAGGATCAAAATATTGTTGAGGCCATGTCATTACTGATTGATGTGAAAGCACGTTTGCTTAACTTGAGGAATCATGGTTGGGAGCCATTGTTTGCGGAAGTCAAAACATTTTGTAAACAAAatgagataccaattccaaatATGGATGAAATAGTACCAAGATGGGGCCAATCAAGACGAAGTAAGATCAGTGTCACTCAAGACCATCATTATCGTGTTGACATCTTTTATGTAGCTCTTGATGCTATAAACACAGAGATGACTCATCGTTTCAGTGAGCTATCTTCAGAGTTGCTTATATGtttttcttgtcttgatccaaGAGATAGTTTCTCAAAATTTGATGTGCACAAGATTGCTAGACTTACGGagatatatgacatagatttctCCATCAGCGATCGTGCAGTTATAAAAGATCAACttgaaacattcattcttcatgttcgaAGAGTTGAAGATTTTATTGGTTGTcatgatcttgcaagtctagcaACAAAAATGGTACAAACCCAAAGACATATTGTGTTTCCATTGGTGTACCACCTTATTGAGTTAGCATTGGTACTACCAGTTGCAACAGCATCTGTTGAAAGAGTCTTCTCGGCCATGAACATCATCAAGACTGATTTGCGCAACAGGATATGCGATGATTGGCTCAATGACTTGATGTTGTGTTATATTGAGCAGGATTTATTCAGAAGACTAGATTCTAATGCCATTAAGAACCGGTTTCAAGACATGAAAACAAGGAAGATGAATTTGCCTAAGCCTTCTAGTTCTAGACATAATTAA